One uncultured Hyphomonas sp. genomic region harbors:
- a CDS encoding histidinol-phosphate transaminase codes for MAYDISRRFLLAGATGLGVAGATACASGASAIAETTEAAFPPEKVAVENPYLLGPPEGVALLSRNENPYGPAPSALKMIEYAGSKGAYYASQDAVKQLAQMIADRHGVAPEQIALTTGSGEALSAIAMIYGPNGPIVAPRLFWDTTALYAARLGMATIDRVPLKADMSTDLEAIEAKVSENTGLVQLCNPNNPTGLVAPEADMKAAVKRMAAKTTVLVDEAYMELADDPDANTCIPLIKEGHNVIVSRTFSKIYGMAGIRMGYTISSPEVAQKIQATAMSWSPCTSYAAAIGCYNDEQFLAYSKAKVREARDMIKATLDTLGLEYLPSQTNFVFFKSGKAANDVQKAFAEQKISVRGQYMDYVDWTRVSTGKIEDVERFCKALPGIVGA; via the coding sequence ATGGCTTACGATATTTCCAGACGTTTTCTTCTGGCTGGTGCGACCGGTCTCGGTGTGGCGGGTGCAACCGCTTGCGCATCGGGCGCCTCTGCGATCGCCGAAACAACTGAGGCAGCTTTCCCGCCTGAGAAAGTTGCTGTGGAGAACCCCTACCTTCTCGGACCGCCGGAAGGCGTTGCGCTCCTGTCGCGGAACGAAAACCCCTACGGCCCGGCGCCGTCTGCCCTGAAAATGATCGAATATGCGGGCTCCAAAGGCGCGTACTATGCGTCGCAGGATGCAGTGAAGCAGCTGGCCCAGATGATTGCGGATCGCCATGGCGTGGCGCCGGAGCAGATCGCGCTGACCACCGGTTCGGGCGAAGCGCTGTCCGCCATCGCGATGATCTATGGCCCCAACGGTCCGATTGTTGCGCCGCGCCTGTTCTGGGACACGACAGCGCTGTATGCCGCTCGTCTCGGCATGGCGACCATCGACCGGGTGCCGCTGAAAGCCGACATGAGCACCGACCTTGAAGCCATCGAGGCCAAGGTCAGTGAGAACACAGGCCTTGTCCAGCTCTGCAACCCGAACAACCCGACCGGCCTCGTTGCGCCAGAAGCAGACATGAAAGCCGCCGTAAAGCGGATGGCTGCGAAGACCACTGTCCTGGTCGACGAAGCCTATATGGAACTGGCTGACGATCCGGATGCGAATACCTGCATCCCGCTGATCAAGGAAGGCCACAACGTAATCGTGTCGCGGACCTTCTCGAAGATCTACGGCATGGCCGGTATCCGCATGGGCTACACGATCTCTTCGCCGGAAGTGGCGCAGAAGATTCAGGCGACGGCAATGTCCTGGTCACCGTGCACGTCCTATGCGGCCGCCATCGGCTGCTACAATGACGAGCAGTTCCTCGCTTATTCGAAAGCGAAAGTCCGCGAAGCCCGTGACATGATCAAGGCGACCCTGGATACGCTCGGTCTGGAATACCTGCCGTCGCAAACCAACTTCGTTTTCTTCAAGTCTGGCAAAGCAGCCAATGATGTCCAGAAAGCCTTCGCTGAGCAGAAGATCTCTGTTCGCGGACAATATATGGACTATGTCGACTGGACCCGCGTCTCCACCGGCAAGATCGAAGATGTCGAACGTTTCTGCAAGGCGCTTCCGGGCATCGTCGGCGCGTAG